A single window of Nicotiana sylvestris chromosome 5, ASM39365v2, whole genome shotgun sequence DNA harbors:
- the LOC104213007 gene encoding ABC transporter G family member 1-like, translating into MELQVNVPRWTPSPNRSPHKRQESETDNESATYSQDDIPFNNNNMNPTKNFPFNNSLPPHIAAIEAPSLRVDSEIKRSLEMVHYETPPIIFREEIKGNNTTTGFEYEEVVPFNNEGIYLTWKDLWVTVPDKKTGRRAILQGLTGYVQPGQVLAIMGPSGCGKSTLLDTLAGRVDSNTRQTGEILINGRRQALAFGTSAYVTQDDTLMTTLTVREAIYYSAQLQLPDSMSRSEKKERAEATIREMGLQDAMNTRIGGWSVKGLSGGQKRRVSICIEILTRPKLLFLDEPTSGLDSAASYHVMNRIVQLAKQDGRTVVASIHQPSSEVFELFHNLCLLSSGRTVYFGSISAANEFFAVNGFPCPTMRNPSDHYLRTINKDFDADIEKGVSGKATATEAINILVKSYKTSQGCQQVQRRVLEICQQNGGQEAKKGNQASFITQCTVLTRRSFVNMYRDLGYYWLRFAIYIALCLCVGTIFHDIGHGYGSIQARGSMLMFVAAFLTFMAIGGFPSFVEDMKIFTRERLNGHYGVAAYVIGNTFSSIPYLAMISVIPGAMAYYLVGLQKEFDHFAYFALMLFTTMMLVESLMMIVASIVPDFLMGIITGAGIQGVMMLNGGFFRLPNDLPNPFWKYPMYYIAFHKYANQGFYKNEFLGLTFPNEQIGGPATITGDEILRNIWQVQMGYSKWVDVAIVFGMVILYRFMFLGIIKIVEKVKPMIRAFMARTSKNPTHAEDPDSSRMHA; encoded by the exons atgGAGTTACAGGTTAATGTTCCGAGATGGACACCTAGTCCAAACAGATCACCACATAAACGCCAAGAATCTGAAACAGATAATGAAAGTGCAACTTATTCTCAAGATGATATTCcttttaacaacaacaacatgaaCCCAACCAAAAATTTTCCATTTAATAATAGTCTACCACCTCATATTGCTGCTATTGAAGCACCATCTCTTAGGGTTGATTCTGAAATAAAAAGGTCCTTAGAAATGGTACACTATGAAACACCACCAATAATATTTAGGGAAGAGATAAAGGGAAATAATACTACTACTGGTTTTGAATATGAGGAAGTTGTCCCTTTTAATAATGAAGGAATTTACTTGACATGGAAAGATTTGTGGGTGACAGTGCCAGACAAGAAAACAGGGAGGAGAGCTATATTGCAAGGGCTAACTGGTTATGTACAACCTGGCCAAGTCTTGGCCATTATGGGTCCTTCTGGTTGTGGCAAATCTACTCTTCTTGATACTTTAGCGG GGAGAGTGGATTCAAACACCAGACAGACTGGAGAAATCCTCATCAATGGTCGGAGGCAAGCACTTGCATTTGGTACTTCG GCATATGTGACACAAGATGATACATTGATGACAACACTAACAGTGAGAGAAGCAATATACTATTCAGCACAACTCCAATTACCAGATTCAATGTCAAGATCCGAGAAGAAAGAAAGAGCTGAAGCAACAATAAGAGAAATGGGATTACAAGATGCAATGAATACAAGAATTGGAGGGTGGAGTGTAAAAGGATTAAGTGGTGGACAAAAGAGAAGAGTTAGTATTTGCATTGAAATACTAACACGTCCAAAGCTTCTTTTTCTTGATGAGCCAACTAGTGGACTTGACAGTGCAGCTTCTTACCATGTCATGAATAGAATAGTTCAATTGGCTAAACAAGATGGAAGAACTGTGGTTGCTTCTATTCATCAACCAAGTAGTGAAGTTTTTGAGCTTTTTCATAATCTTTGCCTTCTCTCCTCTGGTAGGACTGTCTACTTTGGCTCCATTTCTGCTGCAAATGAG ttttttgcAGTGAATGGCTTCCCATGTCCAACTATGAGGAATCCTTCTGACCACTACTTAAGGACAATCAACAAGGACTTTGATGCT GATATCGAGAAAGGAGTTAGTGGAAAAGCCACTGCGACAGAAGCAATCAATATTCTGGTTAAGTCATACAAGACCTCACAGGGTTGCCAACAAGTTCAACGTCGAGTTCTGGAGATTTGCCAACAG AATGGTGGACAAGAAGCAAAGAAAGGAAACCAAGCAAGTTTCATTACTCAGTGCACGGTTCTAACCAGGAGATCATTTGTGAACATGTATCGTGATCTTGGTTATTACTGGCTTCGTTTTGCAATATATATTGCTTTGTGCTTGTGTGTTGGCACTATATTTCATGACATTGGCCACGGCTATGGCTCAATTCAG GCTAGAGGTTCAATGCTCATGTTTGTTGCTGCCTTCTTAACCTTTATGGCTATTGGTGGATTCCCTTCTTTTGTTGAGGATATGAAA ATTTTTACTCGAGAAAGATTAAATGGGCACTATGGTGTGGCTGCATATGTCATAGGAAATACATTCTCTTCCATTCCTTACCTAGCAATGATCTCAGTAATACCTGGTGCTATGGCTTATTACCTTGTTGGATTACAAAAGGAGTTTGATCACTTTGCTTATTTTGCACTAATGTTATTCACAACAATGATGTTAGTCGAAAGCCTAATGATGATCGTGGCAAGTATTGTACCAGATTTTCTCATGGGAATTATAACAGGAGCTGGAATTCAAGGTGTTATGATGCTTAACGGAGGTTTCTTTCGATTGCCTAATGATCTTCCTAATCCATTTTGGAAATATCCAATGTATTATATTGCATTTCACAAATATGCAAATCAAGGGTTTTATAAGAATGAGTTCTTGGGATTAACTTTTCCTAATGAGCAAATTGGAGGGCCAGCTACAATTACTGGTGATGAGATTTTGAGAAATATATGGCAAGTGCAAATGGGATATTCAAAATGGGTTGATGTTGCAATTGTTTTTGGAATGGTGATTCTCTATAGGTTCAtgtttttgggaataattaagaTAGTGGAGAAGGTTAAGCCTATGATTAGAGCATTTATGGCTCGAACTTCCAAAAATCCAACTCATGCTGAAGATCCAGATTCTTCTCGTATGCATGCTTAA